The sequence below is a genomic window from Actinomycetes bacterium.
CGAGATCTTCCGGCGCCCCAGCTGAGGCCGCGCACCGGCGCCCCGGTTATCCGGACATATCGCCGTTCTGGTTGACACCGGGGCCGCGGTGGCGGTCCAGTGACCTCACACTCTGCAGAAGGGGCCCCGTCGGATGGCCAAGGACCAGTACATCGCTCGGCTCAAGTCGGTGCCCCTCTTCGCCGGGATGTCGAAGAAGGAGCTGGACCTGATGGTCCGGCAGGCCGACCACCTGAGGTACCCGGCGCGCTACACGGTGGTCCGCGAGGGGCGCCCGGGCGAGGAGTTCTGGCTGGTCGTCGAGGGTGAGCTGGTGGTGGAGCGCGGCGGCGCCGAGGTCGCCAAGCTCGGCCCTGGCGACTGGTTCGGCGAGC
It includes:
- a CDS encoding cyclic nucleotide-binding domain-containing protein, whose translation is MAKDQYIARLKSVPLFAGMSKKELDLMVRQADHLRYPARYTVVREGRPGEEFWLVVEGELVVERGGAEVAKLGPGDWFGELAVIDPAPRDATIVATTPVELLIIGRRRFWATLEDSPTLMRKVIVGLAQRLRASDQADTARRTGAADISDGAAT